In one Monomorium pharaonis isolate MP-MQ-018 unplaced genomic scaffold, ASM1337386v2 scaffold_578, whole genome shotgun sequence genomic region, the following are encoded:
- the LOC105831407 gene encoding nucleoside diphosphate kinase yields the protein MHISPPRSRRFEKIATVTLTDSRHSRSHSHFFAAHRHRMVLCFISILLQIYKIVMAENKERTFIMVKPDGVQRGLVGKIIQRFEEKGFKLVATKMLWPSEDLLKKHYADLASRPFFPGLVKYMSSGPVVPMVWEGLNVVKTGRVMLGETNPKDSAPGTIRGDFCIQVGRNIIHGSDSVESAKKEIDLWFGEKEVIDWTYASEKWIYE from the exons ATGCACATTTCCCCTCCACGATCAAGAAGATTTGAGAAGATTGCCACGGTCACACTCACGGACTCACGACACTCACGTTCTCATTCTCATTTTTTCGCGGCTCATCGGCATCGCATGGTCTTGTGCTTCATCTCGATTTTACTACAGATCTACAAAATAGTTATGGCGGAGAATAAGGAGCGCACCTTTATTATGGTTAAACCAGACGGCGTACAACGTGGTCTAGTCGGCAAAATTATTCAACGATTCGAAGAAAAGGGTTTTAAACTCGTAGCTACGAAGATGTTGTGG cctTCTGAAGATCTCTTGAAGAAACACTATGCTGATCTGGCATCGAGACCCTTTTTCCCAGGTTTAGTCAAATACATGAGTTCAGGACCAGTGGTGCCGatg GTCTGGGAAGgcttaaatgtcgtaaaaacTGGTCGCGTGATGCTGGGCGAGACAAATCCCAAAGATTCTGCGCCTGGCACAATTCGTGGCGATTTTTGCATACAAGTTGGACGCAATATTATCCATGGCTCTGATTCAGTCGAGTCAGCCAAAAAGGAAATTGATCTATGGTTTGGCGAAAAGGAAGTGATCGACTGGACGTATGCATCTGAAAAATGGATCTACGAATAA